The following proteins are co-located in the Pararhizobium capsulatum DSM 1112 genome:
- a CDS encoding FGGY-family carbohydrate kinase, with product MPSLLGIDSGLTVTKAVIFDVDGTQIAVARRRVTQSMPKPHYIERDMDELWTATADAIAEAIKLSGRPASDIMAIAATAHGDGIYLVDKARRPLGRALLSLDSRAEELVERWLQSPLADEALSLTGQAPHVSAPSALLAWIKENEPERFEAIGHILSCKDWLRFCLTGTIGTDRTEASTSFTNVATQGYSKAALALYGLESLEGALPPIAGSDEIVGHVTAEVAARTGLAEGTPVAAGLHDVTASALGAGGHVPGVVAIIAGTYSINETLSSAPKVDKRWFCRNAIKPGEWNNMSISPASTANYDWFLDTLCARERGQAESDGGSIHALLAPEIEAALARPSSVLFHPYLFGSPYGAAASAGFFGLGGWHDRGDMLRAVLEGIAFNHRIHVDALAEGFAFNEARLAGGISRNPTVVQMFADILGIPVTVTETDEAAAWGAALCAGSAIGLYPDPVADPRDLKKIARTCHPDPSRKAEYQKRYDIFREIADAMSPLWPKIGKLANLENENRTLPIPSSRHAKQD from the coding sequence ATGCCCAGCCTTCTCGGGATTGATAGCGGCCTGACCGTCACCAAGGCGGTGATTTTCGATGTCGACGGCACCCAGATTGCCGTCGCCCGCCGCCGGGTGACGCAGTCCATGCCGAAGCCGCATTATATCGAGCGCGACATGGACGAGCTTTGGACGGCAACAGCCGATGCCATCGCCGAAGCGATCAAGCTCAGCGGCCGGCCAGCAAGCGATATCATGGCGATTGCAGCGACCGCCCATGGCGATGGTATATATCTCGTTGACAAGGCCCGCAGGCCTCTCGGCCGGGCGCTTCTTTCGCTGGATAGCCGCGCCGAGGAACTGGTCGAGCGCTGGCTGCAAAGCCCGCTTGCTGATGAGGCCTTGAGCCTGACGGGGCAGGCGCCGCATGTGTCGGCGCCATCGGCGTTGCTCGCGTGGATCAAGGAAAATGAACCGGAGCGCTTCGAAGCGATCGGCCACATCCTGAGCTGCAAGGATTGGCTGCGATTCTGCCTGACGGGCACGATCGGCACGGACCGGACAGAGGCGAGCACATCCTTTACCAATGTCGCCACCCAAGGATATTCAAAGGCCGCGCTGGCGCTCTACGGGCTTGAGAGCCTGGAAGGTGCCCTGCCGCCCATCGCAGGCTCGGATGAAATCGTCGGCCATGTCACGGCCGAGGTTGCCGCACGCACTGGCCTTGCCGAGGGCACGCCGGTTGCTGCGGGTCTGCACGATGTCACCGCCTCGGCCCTTGGTGCGGGCGGGCATGTGCCCGGCGTCGTCGCCATAATCGCCGGTACCTATTCGATCAACGAGACGCTTTCCTCAGCACCCAAGGTCGACAAGCGCTGGTTCTGCCGCAACGCCATCAAACCCGGCGAGTGGAACAATATGTCGATATCGCCGGCATCGACGGCCAATTACGACTGGTTCCTTGATACACTCTGCGCCCGTGAGCGTGGGCAAGCAGAGAGCGATGGCGGCTCGATCCACGCACTTCTGGCACCGGAGATCGAAGCGGCATTGGCGCGGCCATCAAGCGTCCTGTTCCATCCCTATCTCTTCGGTTCGCCCTATGGGGCGGCCGCCAGCGCCGGTTTTTTTGGCCTCGGTGGGTGGCATGATCGTGGCGACATGCTGCGCGCGGTACTTGAGGGTATTGCCTTCAATCACCGCATCCATGTCGATGCGCTTGCAGAGGGCTTTGCTTTTAACGAGGCAAGGCTCGCGGGCGGCATTTCGCGAAATCCGACCGTGGTGCAGATGTTTGCCGATATCCTCGGAATACCGGTGACCGTTACCGAGACGGACGAGGCCGCTGCATGGGGTGCAGCACTTTGCGCCGGCTCCGCAATCGGGCTTTATCCCGATCCCGTTGCCGATCCGCGCGATCTCAAGAAAATCGCCAGGACCTGCCATCCCGATCCGAGCCGCAAGGCTGAATATCAGAAGCGCTACGATATCTTCCGCGAGATCGCCGATGCGATGAGCCCGCTCTGGCCGAAGATCGGCAAGCTCGCAAACCTTGAAAACGAGAACAGAACGCTGCCGATCCCCTCCAGCCGGCATGCGAAGCAGGACTGA
- a CDS encoding DeoR/GlpR family DNA-binding transcription regulator, whose translation MGALLLDELPSDSRHTRQLVRRQMIAEAVIAEGSMRIEDLTERFGISLMTAHRDVDELVSRGLFRKSRGIVTATSTSLIESSDVYRASRQAAEKKAIAEAAMQFVEPGQAIFFDDSTTVLQMAPHLSGKVPLTAITNSLTLMNALKDIHDVTLLALGGQFHNWCHAFMGRMTINEIARLRADVVFIAMSAITDDIVFHQSPEMVDTKRAMFESSAKRILLSDHTKFERRALHSFARLSEFDVVIVDDKTPTAHIDRMLSKNINVVIAKGNGT comes from the coding sequence ATGGGCGCACTTCTTCTCGACGAATTGCCAAGCGACAGCCGGCACACCCGCCAGCTCGTGCGCCGGCAGATGATCGCCGAAGCTGTGATCGCGGAAGGATCGATGCGCATCGAGGATCTGACGGAACGGTTCGGCATCAGCCTGATGACCGCGCACCGTGACGTGGATGAACTCGTCAGTCGCGGCCTGTTTCGCAAGTCCCGCGGCATCGTTACTGCGACCTCGACCAGCCTGATCGAATCCAGCGATGTTTACCGCGCCAGTCGGCAGGCGGCGGAAAAGAAGGCGATCGCTGAAGCTGCCATGCAGTTCGTCGAGCCGGGGCAGGCGATCTTCTTCGACGACTCGACCACCGTCCTACAGATGGCACCGCATCTTTCCGGCAAGGTGCCGCTCACCGCGATCACCAATTCGTTGACTTTGATGAATGCCCTGAAGGATATCCACGACGTCACGCTCCTGGCTCTCGGCGGCCAGTTTCACAACTGGTGTCATGCCTTCATGGGGCGCATGACCATCAACGAGATTGCGCGGCTGCGTGCCGATGTAGTGTTCATTGCCATGTCGGCCATCACCGACGATATCGTCTTCCACCAGTCGCCCGAAATGGTCGACACCAAACGCGCCATGTTCGAATCCTCGGCCAAGCGCATCCTGCTTTCGGACCACACGAAATTCGAGCGCCGCGCGTTGCACAGCTTCGCGCGCTTAAGTGAATTCGACGTGGTCATCGTCGACGACAAGACGCCGACGGCGCATATCGACCGAATGCTTTCCAAGAATATCAACGTGGTCATCGCCAAGGGAAACGGAACGTGA
- a CDS encoding D-ribose ABC transporter substrate-binding protein, producing the protein MFKKGIRILMAAAVIAPVLASSAWADGLITVIVNDPSNPYWLTEGNVAKATAEKLGYTATVGAHKGDTNTESNLIDTAITNKSVAIILDPANADGSVGAVKKAVAAGIPVLLVNAEINQEGLAKAQLVSNNAQGAALGAQQWVESVGQEGKFVELFGAPSDNNAATRSNGYETVLTQYPDLQKAAQEVANWDRTQGHDKMQSMLQANPDIIGVISGNDEMALGAIAALKEAGKLANIKVGGFDGSPDAVDAIKAGELQYTVLQPVAIFSEEAVKQADNVIKTGETGAKSEKQLFDCLLITKDNVDKYTGPFVLSQ; encoded by the coding sequence ATGTTCAAAAAAGGTATCCGCATTCTCATGGCTGCGGCCGTGATCGCACCGGTTCTTGCCAGTTCGGCCTGGGCCGACGGCCTGATCACCGTCATCGTCAACGACCCATCCAACCCCTACTGGCTGACGGAAGGCAATGTTGCCAAGGCAACCGCTGAAAAGCTCGGCTACACCGCGACCGTTGGCGCACATAAGGGCGACACCAACACCGAGAGCAACCTGATCGATACCGCCATCACCAACAAGTCGGTCGCGATCATTCTCGACCCGGCCAATGCGGACGGTTCGGTCGGCGCCGTGAAGAAGGCCGTTGCCGCCGGCATCCCGGTCCTTCTCGTCAACGCTGAAATCAACCAGGAAGGTCTCGCCAAGGCGCAGCTCGTTTCCAACAATGCCCAAGGTGCCGCTCTCGGCGCGCAGCAGTGGGTTGAAAGCGTCGGCCAGGAAGGCAAGTTCGTCGAGCTTTTCGGTGCACCGTCAGACAACAATGCCGCCACCCGTTCGAACGGCTACGAAACCGTTCTGACCCAATATCCGGACCTGCAGAAGGCCGCACAGGAAGTCGCCAACTGGGATCGTACTCAGGGCCACGACAAGATGCAGTCCATGCTCCAGGCAAATCCGGATATCATCGGGGTTATCTCCGGTAACGACGAAATGGCGCTGGGTGCCATCGCTGCGCTGAAGGAAGCCGGCAAGCTTGCCAACATCAAGGTCGGCGGCTTCGATGGTTCGCCGGATGCGGTCGATGCCATCAAGGCTGGTGAACTCCAATACACCGTCCTGCAGCCGGTTGCGATCTTCTCCGAAGAAGCCGTCAAGCAGGCCGACAATGTCATCAAGACCGGTGAGACCGGCGCAAAAAGCGAAAAGCAGCTCTTCGATTGCTTGCTGATCACCAAGGACAACGTCGACAAGTACACCGGTCCGTTCGTTCTCTCGCAGTAA
- a CDS encoding ABC transporter permease, which produces MSVTNLAEKKSVATAQKRKTNLVHLLLEGRAFFALILIIAVFSFLSPYYFTVSNFLIMASHVAIFGILAIGMLLVILNGGIDLSVGSTLGLAGCIAGFLMQGVTLESFGVILYPPVWAVVVLTCVVGALVGAVNGVLIAYLRVPAFVASLGVLYVARGIALLMTNGLTYNKLAGRPELGNEGFDWLGFNRLAGVPIGVIVLAVLAILCGLVLSRTAFGRWLYASGGNERAAELSGVPVKRVKVTVYVLSGICAAIAGLVLSSQLTSAGPTAGITYELTAIAAVVIGGAALTGGRGTIRGTMLGAFVIGFLSDGLVIIGVSAYWQTVFTGAVIVLAVLLNSIQYGGRAKTS; this is translated from the coding sequence ATGTCAGTCACGAACCTCGCAGAGAAGAAGTCCGTCGCGACAGCACAGAAGCGCAAGACAAACCTCGTGCACCTGTTGCTCGAAGGGCGCGCGTTCTTTGCGCTTATCCTGATTATCGCGGTGTTCTCCTTCCTGTCGCCGTACTATTTCACGGTCAGCAACTTCCTGATCATGGCATCACACGTAGCGATCTTCGGCATTTTGGCAATCGGCATGCTGTTGGTCATCCTGAATGGCGGCATTGATCTCTCCGTCGGCTCGACCCTCGGGCTTGCGGGTTGTATCGCCGGCTTCCTGATGCAGGGTGTGACACTCGAGAGCTTCGGCGTCATTCTCTATCCGCCCGTCTGGGCGGTCGTTGTACTGACCTGCGTCGTCGGCGCTTTGGTCGGCGCGGTGAACGGGGTGTTGATCGCCTATCTCAGGGTTCCCGCCTTTGTCGCGTCTCTCGGCGTGCTCTATGTTGCCCGCGGGATCGCGCTCCTGATGACCAATGGCCTCACCTACAACAAGCTTGCCGGACGTCCGGAACTCGGCAACGAGGGGTTCGACTGGCTGGGCTTCAACCGTCTTGCAGGCGTTCCGATCGGCGTTATCGTGCTGGCCGTGCTTGCGATCCTATGCGGCCTGGTTCTGAGCCGCACCGCCTTTGGCCGCTGGCTCTATGCCTCTGGGGGCAATGAACGCGCTGCCGAGCTTTCCGGTGTTCCCGTCAAGCGCGTCAAAGTTACCGTTTATGTGCTCTCTGGCATCTGTGCTGCCATTGCCGGTCTCGTGCTTTCCTCCCAGCTGACGTCCGCCGGTCCGACCGCCGGCATCACCTACGAACTGACAGCGATTGCAGCCGTGGTTATTGGTGGTGCCGCTTTGACCGGCGGACGGGGCACGATCCGCGGTACGATGCTCGGCGCCTTCGTCATCGGCTTCCTGTCGGATGGTCTCGTGATCATCGGGGTGTCCGCCTACTGGCAGACGGTCTTCACCGGTGCGGTGATCGTTTTGGCCGTTCTTCTGAACAGCATTCAATACGGCGGTCGGGCGAAAACGTCCTGA
- a CDS encoding sugar ABC transporter ATP-binding protein → MTDVALNESRKGEVVLAARNVAKSYGNVHALKGVNFDIHRGQVTTLFGENGAGKSTLMKILSGVTQPTSGEIILDGHSVSFFSSTHARELGISIIHQELSLAPNLNVRDNIFMGREIMKGSVVDFAEEERQTRALMEELEENIDPLTPVEDLRLGQQQIVEIARALSVNSRILIMDEPTSALSATEVEVLFKVIRDLTGRGVSIVYISHHLEEALQITHHAVVLRDGNMTAYAERKDIDLEWIVRNMVGENFDLGSPPTGHVMGGVALSIENLTVPGPSGAAYNSVDRLSLNVRAGEIVCIYGLMGAGRTELLECVAGRLAASGGRILLEGQDVAGLSIARRIGEGLVLVPEDRQRDGLVQTMTVGSNLSLASIFAFTKGLFTSTRRERDLVTDSIRKVHIKTDGGAAPIGSLSGGNQQKVVIGKMLATGPRVMLLDEPSRGIDIGAKAEVFKLLAERARQGLAVVFSTSEVAECLSIAHRIIVMHRGKISAEFGSDVTKEKIMAASGEAVVSHEPEMMEH, encoded by the coding sequence ATGACCGACGTCGCGCTCAACGAGAGCAGGAAGGGTGAGGTTGTGCTTGCCGCCCGTAACGTGGCCAAGTCCTACGGAAACGTGCATGCGCTGAAAGGCGTGAACTTCGACATCCATCGTGGTCAGGTTACGACCCTTTTCGGCGAGAACGGTGCCGGCAAGTCGACCCTGATGAAGATACTCTCCGGCGTCACCCAGCCGACCTCCGGCGAGATCATTCTCGACGGCCATTCCGTCTCGTTTTTCTCCTCCACACATGCCCGGGAACTGGGCATTTCGATCATCCACCAGGAACTGAGCCTCGCGCCGAACCTGAACGTGCGCGATAACATCTTCATGGGGCGCGAGATCATGAAGGGTTCGGTCGTCGATTTCGCCGAGGAAGAGCGCCAGACCCGCGCGCTGATGGAAGAACTTGAAGAGAACATCGACCCGCTGACCCCGGTGGAAGACCTTCGCCTGGGTCAACAGCAGATCGTTGAAATCGCCCGTGCGCTCTCGGTCAATTCCCGCATTCTTATCATGGACGAGCCGACATCGGCGCTGAGCGCCACGGAAGTCGAGGTACTGTTCAAGGTCATCCGCGACCTGACCGGCCGCGGCGTCTCGATCGTTTATATCTCGCATCACCTCGAAGAAGCGCTGCAGATCACCCATCACGCCGTCGTCCTGCGCGACGGCAACATGACGGCCTATGCTGAGCGCAAGGACATCGATCTCGAATGGATCGTCCGCAACATGGTGGGAGAGAACTTCGACCTCGGCAGCCCGCCGACCGGGCACGTGATGGGTGGGGTCGCGCTCTCGATCGAGAACCTCACCGTGCCCGGACCTTCGGGTGCCGCCTATAACTCAGTCGATCGCCTGTCGCTCAATGTCCGCGCCGGCGAGATCGTCTGCATCTATGGCCTAATGGGCGCGGGACGCACGGAGCTGCTGGAATGCGTTGCGGGACGTCTGGCTGCAAGCGGTGGCCGTATCCTGCTCGAAGGGCAGGATGTCGCCGGTCTCAGCATCGCACGCCGCATCGGCGAGGGTCTGGTTCTCGTTCCGGAAGACCGGCAGCGCGACGGCCTCGTGCAAACGATGACGGTCGGCTCCAACCTCTCGCTCGCCTCGATCTTCGCCTTCACCAAGGGTCTGTTCACCTCGACACGACGCGAGCGCGATCTCGTTACCGACTCCATCCGCAAGGTACATATTAAGACGGATGGCGGCGCGGCCCCGATCGGTTCGCTCTCCGGCGGCAACCAACAGAAGGTGGTCATCGGCAAAATGCTGGCAACCGGCCCCAGGGTTATGCTGCTGGACGAGCCGAGCCGCGGCATCGACATCGGCGCCAAGGCGGAAGTGTTCAAGCTTCTGGCCGAGCGCGCCAGGCAAGGCCTTGCGGTCGTCTTTTCGACCTCGGAAGTCGCCGAATGCCTCAGCATCGCCCATCGCATCATCGTCATGCACCGCGGAAAAATATCAGCCGAATTCGGCTCAGATGTCACCAAGGAGAAGATCATGGCCGCCTCCGGCGAAGCAGTGGTTTCTCACGAGCCCGAAATGATGGAGCACTGA
- a CDS encoding DUF2291 domain-containing protein, which yields MSTQAEYSSSKPRSANARLLAGIAAVVIVLGAIALDTTVVNIGSEHDVREQVFSPETYGAETFPKVKANVEGRAVPAVELAAAIAADKKAAGEKYGVATSIGPVLPVSFTGTVGTRKSNYNEVKVEGLPPEILVRVQTGPAVNGTDLRDATGEIEFGQFTNQIEFQDAGSAINNQMKKEVLSTFDANALTGKTVSVVGVFRLVNQKSWIVTPVKVTVQ from the coding sequence ATGAGCACACAAGCGGAATACTCGTCGTCAAAGCCCCGGAGCGCCAATGCCAGACTGCTGGCCGGCATCGCAGCCGTCGTGATTGTTCTGGGCGCGATCGCCCTGGATACCACCGTCGTCAATATCGGCTCGGAGCATGATGTGCGCGAGCAGGTGTTCTCGCCAGAAACCTACGGCGCCGAGACGTTCCCCAAGGTCAAGGCCAATGTCGAAGGCCGTGCGGTTCCGGCCGTCGAGCTTGCCGCCGCGATCGCCGCCGACAAGAAGGCGGCAGGTGAAAAATATGGTGTTGCGACCAGTATCGGCCCGGTTCTTCCCGTTTCCTTCACAGGCACGGTCGGCACCCGCAAGTCGAACTATAACGAAGTGAAGGTCGAAGGCCTGCCGCCGGAAATTCTGGTGCGCGTCCAGACCGGGCCTGCCGTCAACGGCACCGACTTGCGCGATGCCACGGGCGAAATTGAATTCGGCCAGTTCACCAACCAGATCGAGTTCCAGGACGCCGGCTCCGCCATCAACAACCAGATGAAGAAGGAGGTGCTCAGCACCTTCGACGCCAACGCCCTGACGGGCAAGACGGTCTCCGTTGTCGGCGTCTTCCGGCTCGTCAATCAGAAAAGCTGGATCGTCACCCCGGTAAAGGTCACCGTCCAATGA
- a CDS encoding FGGY-family carbohydrate kinase, producing MAERGDIIIGIDAGTSVIKAVAFELSGRQIASASVRNRYVTGEDGSATQSLEQTWRDCASALRGLGEKVENLAGRTAALAVTGQGDGTWLVGSGDAPVGDAWLWLDARAAPTVTRLAETSQNRARFEATGTGLNTCQQGVQLAHMNRFRPELLDRAETALHCKDWLYLNLTGVRATDPSEASFTFGNFRDRQYDDVVIEALGLRSRRSLLPEIIDGTEMTHPLSDTAAAATGLLAGTPVSLGYVDMVMTALGAGVRSSGENSACSTIGSTGVHMRAKAVPDVQLNAEGTGYVIALPIPGIVTQVQTNMGSTINIDWLLGIAGELMAEAGKEVAHSELVARVDDWFARSRPSPLLYHPYISEAGERGPFVNAYARAGFTGLSTRHGFPDLVRAVVEGLGMATRDCYAAMGDMPRELRITGGAARSSALRGTLSAAVNAPLRVSKREETGAAGVAMMAAVAIGAYRTMDDCIADWVTPLLGDLEKPDADQAARYDTLFSAYVQVRQAVAPAWNVLAGVSPR from the coding sequence ATGGCTGAGCGCGGCGACATCATCATCGGCATCGATGCCGGCACGTCCGTTATCAAGGCCGTCGCCTTCGAGCTTTCCGGGCGCCAGATCGCATCGGCATCCGTCCGCAATCGTTATGTCACCGGCGAAGACGGTTCGGCCACGCAGTCGCTTGAGCAGACATGGAGAGATTGCGCCAGCGCACTGCGCGGCCTTGGTGAAAAGGTTGAAAATCTTGCCGGCCGCACCGCTGCGTTGGCCGTGACCGGTCAAGGCGACGGGACCTGGCTTGTCGGTTCCGGCGATGCGCCGGTTGGTGATGCCTGGCTGTGGCTCGATGCCCGCGCCGCCCCAACGGTCACCCGCCTTGCCGAGACCTCGCAGAACCGCGCGCGTTTTGAGGCGACCGGTACGGGGCTCAATACCTGCCAGCAAGGCGTCCAACTTGCCCATATGAACCGCTTTCGTCCCGAGCTTCTGGACCGGGCGGAAACAGCACTTCACTGCAAGGACTGGCTTTATCTCAACCTGACAGGCGTGCGTGCCACCGATCCTTCCGAGGCAAGCTTCACCTTCGGCAATTTCCGAGATCGCCAGTATGACGATGTGGTTATTGAAGCGCTGGGGCTTAGAAGCCGCCGCTCGCTCCTGCCTGAGATTATCGACGGCACCGAGATGACCCACCCGCTGTCGGACACAGCTGCAGCAGCAACTGGCCTTCTGGCGGGAACGCCTGTCTCTCTCGGCTACGTCGACATGGTAATGACCGCACTTGGGGCCGGCGTGCGCAGCAGTGGCGAGAATTCCGCCTGTTCGACGATCGGTTCGACCGGCGTGCATATGCGCGCCAAGGCAGTACCGGACGTGCAGTTGAATGCCGAAGGCACCGGTTATGTCATCGCCCTGCCCATCCCCGGCATCGTTACCCAGGTCCAGACGAATATGGGGTCCACCATCAACATCGACTGGCTGCTTGGCATCGCCGGCGAGTTGATGGCGGAAGCCGGTAAAGAGGTCGCTCATTCCGAGCTCGTGGCCCGTGTCGATGACTGGTTTGCAAGGAGCCGTCCGAGCCCCCTGCTCTATCATCCCTACATCTCAGAGGCCGGAGAGCGCGGCCCCTTCGTCAACGCCTATGCGCGTGCCGGCTTTACCGGTCTTTCCACCCGTCATGGCTTTCCGGATCTCGTGCGCGCTGTCGTCGAAGGTCTCGGCATGGCGACGCGGGATTGTTATGCCGCGATGGGCGACATGCCGCGTGAACTGCGGATCACCGGCGGTGCTGCACGCTCTTCTGCACTTCGCGGCACGCTGTCTGCCGCCGTTAATGCGCCGCTCCGCGTGTCGAAACGCGAGGAGACCGGCGCTGCGGGCGTGGCAATGATGGCGGCCGTCGCGATCGGCGCCTACCGGACGATGGATGATTGCATTGCCGATTGGGTGACGCCGCTGCTCGGCGACCTCGAAAAACCGGATGCCGATCAGGCAGCCCGCTACGACACATTGTTCTCGGCCTATGTGCAGGTTCGCCAGGCGGTCGCTCCCGCCTGGAACGTGCTCGCAGGCGTCAGCCCCCGGTAA
- a CDS encoding glycerol-3-phosphate dehydrogenase, whose translation MTETENFDLFVIGGGINGAGIARDAAGRGLSVVLCEKDDLAQGTSSRSGKLVHGGLRYLEYYEFRLVREALIEREVLLNAAPHIIWPMRFVLPHSPEDRPAWLVRLGLFLYDHLGGRKKLPGTRTLNLLRDPEGTPILDQYKRGFEYSDCWVDDARLVTLNAVSAAEKGAVVLTRSPAVSARRENGGWIVTTRNSVSGEVRTFRAKCLVNCAGPWVTDIINRVAGSNSSRNVRLVKGSHIIVPKFWAGSNAYLVQNTDKRVIFINPYEGDKALIGTTDIAYEGKAEEVSADESEIDYLLKAVNRYFKEKLRRSDVITSFSGVRPLFDDGKGNPSAVTRDYVFDLDETGGAPLLNVFGGKITTFRELAERGMQRLKHVFPSMGGDWTEKAPLPGGEIQNADYETFANSLRDTYPWMPRKLVHHYGRLYGARTKDVVAGATSLEGLGRHFGGQFYEAEARYLVATEWAQTSDDILYRRTKHYLHLTEAERAAFADWFASNRLAAA comes from the coding sequence ATGACTGAAACCGAAAACTTCGATCTGTTCGTCATCGGCGGTGGCATCAATGGGGCCGGTATTGCTCGCGATGCGGCAGGTCGCGGCCTGAGCGTCGTGCTGTGCGAAAAGGACGATCTGGCACAGGGTACGTCGTCGCGCTCCGGCAAGCTGGTGCATGGCGGCCTGCGCTACCTCGAATATTACGAATTCCGACTGGTGCGCGAGGCACTGATCGAGCGCGAAGTGCTGCTGAATGCCGCGCCGCACATCATATGGCCGATGCGCTTCGTGCTGCCGCATAGCCCTGAGGATCGTCCGGCATGGCTCGTGCGTCTCGGTCTCTTCCTCTACGACCATCTCGGGGGGCGCAAGAAACTGCCCGGTACGCGCACGCTGAACCTGCTGCGCGATCCCGAGGGCACGCCGATTCTCGATCAATACAAGCGCGGCTTCGAATATTCCGATTGCTGGGTCGATGACGCTCGTCTTGTGACGCTGAATGCCGTGAGCGCCGCGGAAAAGGGGGCCGTGGTATTGACCCGGTCGCCCGCCGTTTCCGCCCGTCGCGAGAATGGCGGCTGGATCGTCACAACGCGCAACAGCGTCAGCGGTGAAGTCAGGACCTTCCGCGCCAAGTGCCTCGTCAACTGTGCCGGGCCATGGGTCACCGACATCATTAACCGCGTTGCCGGCTCGAACTCCAGCCGCAATGTGCGGCTCGTCAAGGGTAGCCACATCATCGTGCCTAAATTCTGGGCCGGCTCGAATGCCTATCTCGTCCAAAACACCGACAAGCGCGTCATCTTCATCAACCCCTACGAGGGCGACAAGGCGCTGATCGGCACCACCGACATCGCCTATGAAGGCAAGGCCGAGGAGGTTTCGGCGGACGAGAGCGAGATCGATTACCTGCTGAAGGCGGTCAACCGCTACTTCAAGGAAAAGCTGCGCCGTTCCGATGTGATCACCAGCTTCTCCGGCGTGCGCCCGCTGTTTGACGACGGCAAGGGCAATCCCTCCGCCGTCACCCGCGACTATGTCTTCGATCTCGACGAGACCGGCGGCGCACCGCTGCTCAACGTCTTCGGCGGCAAGATCACCACCTTCCGCGAGCTTGCTGAACGCGGCATGCAACGGCTGAAGCATGTCTTCCCGAGCATGGGCGGCGACTGGACGGAAAAGGCGCCGCTCCCCGGTGGCGAAATTCAGAATGCCGACTACGAAACCTTCGCCAACAGTTTGCGCGATACCTATCCGTGGATGCCGCGCAAGCTGGTGCATCACTACGGCCGGCTCTATGGCGCTCGCACGAAGGACGTCGTTGCAGGCGCAACGAGCCTCGAAGGTCTCGGCCGCCATTTCGGCGGGCAGTTCTATGAGGCGGAAGCGCGTTATCTCGTCGCAACCGAATGGGCGCAGACATCAGACGATATCCTCTATCGCCGGACCAAGCATTACCTGCACCTGACGGAAGCCGAGCGCGCCGCCTTTGCCGACTGGTTTGCCTCCAACCGTCTTGCTGCTGCCTGA
- a CDS encoding sugar phosphate isomerase/epimerase family protein, with protein MPLTLSLNTNPLVNRFADPDDLIETVARDLKIRDLQLTHEFINPSWQASTIRRLTRQMNAALARTGVRVTSGMTGPYGRLNHFGHPDADVRRYYVDWFKTFADITADLGGTSVGTQFAIFTYKDFDDPVRREELIQIAIDCWAEVAEHARAAGLSYIFWEPMSIGREFGETIAECIKLQDRLTAANMAIPMWMMADIDHGDVTSSNPDDFEPYAWARAVPKVSPIIHIKQSLMDKGGHRPFTAEFNAKGRIHPEPLLKAFAEGGAVDNEICLELSFKEREPNDRQVISQIAESVAFWADHIDTGAADLKI; from the coding sequence ATGCCGCTGACACTTTCGCTCAATACCAACCCGCTGGTGAACCGCTTCGCCGATCCGGACGACCTGATCGAGACTGTGGCGCGTGACCTTAAAATCCGCGACCTGCAGCTCACCCACGAGTTCATCAATCCGAGTTGGCAGGCGTCGACCATCCGCCGCCTAACGCGGCAGATGAACGCGGCTCTTGCCCGAACCGGCGTTCGCGTCACCTCCGGCATGACCGGCCCCTATGGCCGCCTCAATCATTTCGGCCACCCCGATGCCGATGTCCGGCGCTACTATGTCGACTGGTTCAAGACCTTTGCCGATATCACGGCCGATCTCGGCGGCACCTCGGTCGGCACCCAGTTTGCCATCTTCACCTATAAGGATTTCGACGATCCGGTTCGACGCGAGGAGTTGATTCAGATCGCCATCGACTGTTGGGCCGAGGTGGCTGAACACGCCCGGGCGGCCGGCCTTTCCTACATCTTCTGGGAACCGATGAGCATCGGCCGTGAATTCGGCGAGACCATCGCTGAATGCATCAAGCTGCAGGACCGGTTGACCGCGGCCAACATGGCGATCCCCATGTGGATGATGGCCGATATCGACCACGGCGACGTTACGTCCTCGAACCCGGATGATTTCGAGCCCTATGCCTGGGCGCGGGCCGTGCCCAAGGTCTCGCCAATCATTCACATCAAGCAGAGCCTGATGGACAAGGGCGGCCACCGGCCGTTCACGGCCGAGTTCAACGCCAAGGGTCGTATCCATCCGGAGCCGCTGCTGAAGGCCTTTGCCGAGGGTGGTGCCGTTGATAACGAAATCTGCCTCGAACTGTCCTTTAAGGAGCGCGAGCCGAACGACCGGCAGGTGATTTCGCAGATCGCCGAAAGCGTCGCCTTCTGGGCCGACCATATCGATACGGGTGCTGCCGACCTTAAAATCTGA